The following nucleotide sequence is from Tardiphaga alba.
AAATTCATGGGCTATGTGCGCTGCCTGCGCTACGCGCTGCCGATCATGGTCAAGCAGGGCGGCGGCCGCGTGGTCAATCTGATCGGTAATGACGGCGTCAAACCCTCTTACTGGGAAATCGCGCCGGGCGCGGCCAATGCCGCTGGACAGAACATGACCCTGTCGCTGGCCGGCCAATATGGTCGCCATAACATCTCGTTCTGCGCCGTGAACCCCGGACCGGTGCGCACCGAGCGCTGGGCGGGCCTCGTCGGCGCCATGTCGCGCGACATGAAGATTTCCTATGAGGATGCGGACAAGCTCGCGCCGGCTTCTATCCCGCTCGGCCGTATTGCCGAGGTGGAGGAGGTCGCCAATCTCGTGGTGATGCTGGCATCGCCGCTGGTTCAGATGGCGAACGGCACCATGATCGAGATCGATGGCGGCCAGGACAAGGCGCTGATGGATCGCTTCCGCGACCGGTAGTCGCGGCACACGCACGCGGCGAGATTGATTTCGTCGCCGCGTGCTGCTTTGTGTGTGCCTTCGACTCACGCGCGGCCTGCCGCGCATGATCAAAACTTCAGCGACATGCCGGGCGTGTTGCTGTAAGTGCAGCCTTGACAAGAAAATAGGTGCGCCGGACTATTTGCGTGCAAACTAATTCACGCTTCAGCCGACGAGACCTCCAAGACCAGATATTCAACGATATCAATCTGACGCAATCGCTGATCACACAGATGTGGATCATAACGGGAGTTCGATCATGATCACGGCTCGTGCACTCGGTTCACTCGCTTTCGCTGGCGCAGTGGCGCTCACCTTCGGTCGGGCTGCCTCGGCGCAGGACACGATCAAGATCGGCGAGCTCAACAGCTACAAGACGCAGACGGCCTTCCTTGATCCCTACAAGAAGGGATGGGAGCTTGCGATCGAAGAGATCAATGCCAAGGGCGGCGTGCTCGGCAAGAAGCTCGAAGTGATCTCGCGCGATGACGGCTCGTCGCCGGGCGATGCGGTGCGGGTCGCCGAAGAGCTGGTGACGCGTGAAGGCGTCAACATTCTCGCCGGTACGTTTCTATCGAATACCGGCCTCGCGGTCACCGAATTCGCCGGCAAGAAGAAGGTATTCTTCCTCGCCGCCGAGCCGCTGACCGACAAGATCACCTGGCAGAACGGCAATCGCTACACGTTCCGCCTGCGCGCGACGACCTATATGCAGGTCGCTATGCTGGTGCCGGAAGCGCTGGCGGCGAAGAAGAAGCGTTGGGCGTTGGTCTATCCGAATTACGAATATGGACAGGCGGCTGCTGCGACCTTCAAGGAGATGATGAAGGCCAAGCAGCCCGATATCGAATTCGTCACCGAACAGGCGCCGCCGCTCGGCAAGGTCGATGCCGGCGCTGTCGTGCAGGCGATCGACGACGCCAAGCCGGATGCTATCTTCAACGTACTGTTCGGCGCCGACTTCGCCAAGTTGGTGCGAGAGGGTGGCACGCGCGGCGTGTTCAAGGATCGCACGGTGGTGAGCGTGCTGTCCGGCGAGCCGGAATATCTCGATCCGGTGAAGGAAGAAGCGCCGGTCGGCTGGATCGTGACCGGCTATCCCTGGGACAAGATCAAGATTCCCGAGCACGCGACCTTCCTGGCAGCCTATCAGAAGAAATATAACGACTATCCGCGCCTCGGCTCGATCGTCGGCTACGCCACCATGAAGTCGCTTGCTGCAGGCATCGCCAAGGCGGGATCGACGGATACCGAGAAACTGATCACGGCGTTCCGTGGCCTCGATGTCGTCGGTCCGTTCGGACCGTTCACCTATCGCGCCAGCGATCATCAGGCGACGGCGGGCGCCTTTGTCGGCAAGATCGCGCTGGAGAACGGCAAGGGCACGATGACCGACATCAAATATGTCGATGGCGCCACCGTGCTGCCCAGCGATGCCGAAGTGAAGAAGCTTCGTCCGGCTGCTGAGTAAGGCAATCAGCGCGATGGTCCGCTCCGATGTCGTCCCCGCGAAAGCGGGACCCATAACCTCCGAAGATATGGTTGGAGCGAGACTGGGGCGGTCTACGGAGCGCCGCCGTGTGTGGCGGTGGTTATGGATCCCCGCTCCGCGCACGCCTTCGGCGTGCTAGGCGGGGATGACAGCGGTGTGTTGATTGCTGGCGTCGTCCTTCCCGCCATGCGGCGAGCAAGTCTGCAATGAATCTGAATGCGTTCGTATTCCAGGCGATCAATGGGCTGTCGGCGGCATCGGGCCTCTTCCTGGTCGCCGTCGGCCTGTCGCTGATCTTTGGCGTCACCCGGATCGTCAATATCGCCCACGGGTCCCTCTATATGCTGGGGACCTATATCGCCTATAGCCTCGCCACCAAGCTCGGCGGCGCGCTCGGCTTCTGGGGCGGCATCGTGCTGACCGCCATCCTGGTCGGCATTCTCGGAGCCATCATCGAGGTTCTGCTGCTCCGGCGCATCTATCGCGCACCCGAGCTGTTCCAGTTGCTTGCGACATTCGCCCTCGTTCTCGTCTTCAACGATGCGGCGCTGTGGATCTGGGGGCCGGAAGATCTGCTCGGCCCGCGCGCGCCAGGGCTGAAGGGCTCCATCGAAATTCTCGGACGGCGGCTGCCGACTTACGACATCTTCCTGATCGTGGTCGGACCTGTGGTGCTGTTGCTGCTGCACATGGCGCTGTCCAGGACACGCTTCGGCCGCCTGATGCGGGCGGCGACGCAGGACCGTGAAATGGTCGGCGCGCTCGGCGTCAATCAGGCGATGCTGTTCACCGGTGTGTTTGCCCTCGGCGCGATGCTGGCCGGTCTCGGCGGAGCGCTGCAGATCGCCCGTGAGCCCGCGACATTGACGACGGACCTCAACGTGATTGGCGACGCCTTCGTGGTGGTCGTCGTCGGCGGTATGGGCTCGATCACCGGTGCCTATGTCGCGGCTGTGCTGATCGCCGAAGTGAAGGCGCTGTGCATCGCGCTTGGCGTGATCGATTTCGGCGGGTTCACCGTCAATTTCTCCAAGATGACGCTGGTCGCCGAATTCCTCGTGATGGCCATCGTCCTGATCGTTCGCCCCTATGGCCTGCTCGGTCGTGAACAGGGCGTGGTGCGCAGCGTCGCCGAGCCCGAGGAGCCGATGCGTCCCGCGACGACGGCCGTGAAGATCGGCAGCATGGTCGTATTGTTCGTGCTGATCTGTATGCCGCTCATTGCCAAGAACTCGCCTTATACGCTGGTGCTGGGCATCGACGTATTGATCGCCGTTCTGTTTGCCACCAGCCTGCATTTCATCATGGGGCCGGGCGGCATGCATTCGTTCGGCCATGCCGCCTATTTCGGGCTTGGCGCCTATGGTGCCGCGTTGCTGGTGAAATGGTTCGCCGCGCCCATGGGCATCGCGCTTCTGTCGGCGCCATTGGTCGCGCTGGTTGGTGCGTTGTTGTTCGGCTGGTTTGCCGTGCGCCTGTCCGGCGTCTATCTCGCGATGCTGACACTGGCTTTTGCGCAGATCGTCTGGGCCGCCGTGTTCCAGTGGGAAACACTCACCGGCGGCTCCAATGGCGTCCTCGGTGTCTGGCCATCCGCGCCGTTCGAGAGCCGGCCAGCCTTCTATTATCTCACGCTGGCGCTGGCGGCGCTTGGCGTGTTCCTGATCAGGCGATTCCTGTTCTCGCCCTTCGGCTACGCCATGCGGGCAGGGCGCGACTCGCCCTTGCGTGCCGAGGCGATCGGCCTCGACGTCAAACGCATCCACTGGCTGGCCTTCGCCATCGCTGGATGTATCTGCGGCGTCGCCGGTGGGTTGTTTGCCTTCGCCAAGGGATCGATCTCGCCGGAAACGATCGCCGTCGGCCGATCCATCGATGGCCTTGTGATGGTGTTGCTCGGCGGCCTGCAGACATTGACCGGCCCTGTCGTCGGCGCCTCCGTCTTTGCCGTGCTTCAGGACAGCATCATGCGCTCCACCGAATATTGGCGCGCGCTGCTGGGCGGCGTCATCCTGCTGCTGGTGCTGGCATTCCCGGCGGGTATCGTCGGCGGCCTGTCAAAACTGTTCGTGCGACGGAAGGCGGCGTCATGAGCGACCTCAGCATCCGTCAGCTCTCGAAGTCGTTCGGCGGCGTGCGCGCGGTCAATGACGTGTCGTTTGAGATCAAGCGCGGCGAATTCCTCGCATTGATCGGGCCGAATGGCGCCGGCAAGTCCACCTGCTTCAATATGATCAATGGCCAGTTGCCGCCGGATGCGGGCGAGATCTGGTTCGAGGGCAACAAGCTGAATGGCCGCAAGCCGCGCGACATCTGGCGGCTCGGCATCGGCCGCACATTCCAGGTCGCGGCCACGTTCAACTCGATGACCGTGGTCGAGAATGTGCAGATGGCGCTGCTGTCGCACGCCAACCAGATCTATCGGCTGTGGCAGCCGGCGCGCGCTCAGCATCGCGAGCGCGCACTCGAACTGCTCGCCCAGGTCGGCATGCAGGATGCCGCCGACCGGCCGAGCCGCGAACTCGCCTATGGCGACGTCAAACGCGTCGAACTCGCTATTGCGCTCGCCAATGATCCGCGGCTGCTGCTGATGGACGAGCCCACCGCCGGCATGGCGCCGAAGGAACGCAATGACCTGATCGCACTGGTGAAGCGTCTGGTGATCGAGCGAGGCATTTCGGTGCTGTTCACCGAACATTCGATGGATGTCGTCTTCGCCTTTGCCGACCGCATCATCGTGCTGGCGCGCGGCAAGCTGATTGCGGATGGCGATGCCAGGTCGATCCGCGACAATCCGCAGGTGCAGGAAGTCTATTTCGGCACCGGTAAGACGTTTCGAGCGGAGGCGCGGGCATGAGCACGCCGATGCTGACAGTGGAGGGGCTGCGCGCCTCCTATGGCGCTGCGCAGATCCTCTACAATCTCGGGCTCGAAGTCGGTCGCGGCGAGGTTGTGGCGCTGATGGGCCGCAATGGTGCCGGCAAGACAACGACCATGAAGGCCGTCATGGGCCTGATGGCGCAGTCGACCGGCAAGGTCAGTTTTGATGGCCACGACATCTCGGGCCGCCAGCCCTATGAGATCGCGCGGCTCGGTCTCGGCTTCGTCCCGGAAGATCGCCGTATTTTCTCCGATCTCACAGTGCTGGAAAATCTCGATATCGGCCGCCAGCCGCCGCGCACATTTAGCGATGGCGTTGCTGCGCCGGTCTGGACCGAACAGAAGCTGCTCGCTCTGTTTCCCAATCTCGGCGAAATGCCGAACCGGCCGGGCGGACGCATGAGCGGCGGCGAGCAGCAGATGCTCACGGTCGCGCGTACGCTGATGGGCAATCCGCTGCTGATCCTGCTCGATGAGCCCTCCGAGGGCGTTGCACCCGTGATCGTGGAGATGATGGCCAACACCATTGTCGAACTCAAGAAGGCCGGCGTTTCGATCCTGCTGTCTGAGCAGAATGTCCATTTCGCCGAGCTAGTGTCCGATCGCGCCTATGTGCTCGAGAAAGGTCAAATTCGATGGAATGGGACCATGGCGGAGCTGGCGGAAAACGTCGAACTCCAGCGGGCTTATCTCACCGTCTAGCGATCAAAACTTGGCCTGTTCCTCTCGCTGCGGATCGTTCATAACTGAGATCAGAGAGCGGGATCGTGGTGATGCAGAAGTCGGGCAAAGTGAAGTCGCAAGCGGGCACCGAAGCGCCAGGCGGCTATGAGCTCGATGCCCAGGTCGGCTTTCTGCTTCGCGTCGCCATGCAGCGGCACACCTCGATCTTCATGTCGCACATGGTCGATGAGCTGACCCAGACGCAATTCGCCGTCATGGCGAAGCTGCATGAAGTCGGTCCGAGTTCGCAGAACCATCTCGGCCGTCTGGTCTATCTCGATGCCGCCACCATCAAGGGGGTGGTCGATCGTCTCGGGCTGCGCGGCTTCGTCGCCACCGGCGCCGATCCCAATGATCGCCGCCGTCGCGCGGTGTCATTGACGGAGAAGGGGAGCCGCGTCGTGGAGGCCGCGATCCGGGTCGCCGCTGATGTCACCACCAAGACGTTGCGCCCGCTGACCGTGGATGAGCAGCGGACGCTGACGCGGCTGTTGAAGAAGATTACCTAAGCAATCCCGTTGATCAATTCTCTCACCCGCTGCGGCGACACCGGCAACCGTGTGATCGCGCCGGGTTGACCGAGTGCATCATCGATCGCTGCAGCAATTGCAGCTCCCACGGCATTGGCGCCGCCTTCGCCGGCGCCCTTCAGCCCCATCGGATTGAGCGGGCTCGGCGCATCCTCGGTGATGATGACGTCCACTTGCGGTACTTCGCGAGCCGTCGGCATCAGGTAATCCGCAAAGGTCACCGCCAGCGGCTCACCGCGGTCGTCATAGCTGAACTCCTCATACAGCGCGCCGCCAAGACCCTGCGCGACGCCGCCGACGATCTGGCCGTCGATCAGCATCGGGTTGATGGCCTTGCCGATGTCGTAGGCGACCAGATAGCGCTCCACCGTGACGCCACCGGTATCGCGCGCCAGCGACACCACGGCGACGTGGACGCCATAAGGATAGGTCATGTGCTTCGACTCGAACGAGGCTTCGGCGAACAGGCCGGGCTCCTTGTCGCCCACGAGATTGCTGCCGGGCTCCAGCGCCTTGGCGATCTCGGCGAGCGACATCGAGGGACCCGTGCTGCCGTCGAGGCGCACGATCTCGCCATTGATGATGTCTAGCTGATCTGCCGGCAGCTGCATCAGCTCCGACGCTGCAGCGAGCGCATTGTCACGCAGCTTCAACGCCGCCTGTCGCGTCGCTTCGCCGGTCATCACCGAAACGCGCGAAGCGAAAGCGCCGAGGCCGCGCGCGATGCGGTCGGTCTGACCATGGATGACGCTGATCGCATCATAACCCGCGCCGAGCTTCTCGGCACAGATTTGCGCGATGACTGTCTCGACACCCTGGCCGACGGAAGCCGCGCCGGTGACGACTTCGATCTTGCCGTCGATCCCCACCGTGATGCGCACATCGTCAAAGGGGCCGAGCCCGCTTTTCTCCACAAACATGCCGATGCCGGCGCCAACGAGCTCGCCGGCCTTGCGCCGCTCATCGATCTGGGCCAGCAGCGTTGACCACCCGATGCCGTCCAGCGCCTTGTCGAGCAGTTTTGCGTAGTCGCCGGAATCCAGCACGATATCGGTGCCCAGCGTCTCCAGCGCGCGTGTCACCGGCATCTCGCTGACCGGGATCAGGTTGCGACGACGCACCTCGACGCCATCGATCCCGACCTTCGCAGCGACCGCATCGAGCAGACGCTCGCGTACAAAAGTGCTTTCGTAGCGGCCGGGCGCGCGATAGGTGCCGCCGGGCGTCTTGTTGGTGAGGCGGATATGCCCGCGGGCGCGATAGGCGGGAATGCGATAAGGGCCGGGCAGCATCGCTGCGGCGAGGTCAGGCACGGTGGCGGCATGCGTGCGCATATAGCCGCCCTGATCGTGAAAGAACTCGTCGTCGATGGCGAGAATGTTGCCGTTGATGTCGATGGCGGCGCGGATGTGATGCGTCTGCTGCCGTGAGTGATTGGCCGCGATCAGATGCTCGCGGCGATCCTCGATCCATTTGACCGGACGGCCAAGGCGCAATGCGGCGAGGCAGACCAGCACGTCTTCGGGATACATCTCACCGCGAATGCCGAAGCCGCCGCCGACATGGCCTTCAAAGAGATTGGTATTGGCCGCCGTTCGACCGAACATCTTTGCAAGCTGATCGCGGTTCCAGTGCGGGACTTTCGCGGCGCCGTACATCTCCAGCATGTCTGTCTCGGCGATGTAGCGTCCGATGGCCCCGCGCGTTTCCATGGGAACGCCGGAATGCCGGCCGATGGACAGCGTGAGTTCGACGGTCGCATGCGCGCCGGCGAAGGCGGCGTCCACATCGCCATAGTTCTTCTCGATCAGCGCCGTCTCCGTCGGCAGCCCATCGCGGAATTCCCCAACCTCGCCATCGGCATGCAAGATGACCGGCAATTCCTCGATCTCGACATCGACATGCTCGGCGGCGTCCTCGGCGAGGTAAGGATCTTCGGCAAACACCACGGCGACGGGATCGCCGACATAGCGCACCTTGTCTTTCGCCAAAATGGTCTGGCGATAGGCGGCGAGCTGTTCGAGGCGCGTGAGGCGGAAGTCGATGGGCGGGATATCCGCCACGTCCTTAAAACTCCATGCCGCCACGACACCGGGGATTGCAAGGGCAGGGGCGAGATCGACCGAGACGATGCGGCCATGGGCATAGGTCGAGCGGACCACGCGCATATAGATCTGATCTGGAAAATTGATGTCAGCGGCGAACCTGCCTTGCCCGCGCAGCAGCGGCCCGTCTTCCTTGCGAAGAACGGATTTGCCAACCAGCACGGGTTTGGCAGGCGCGCTCACGACTGACGCATCTCGATGGCTGCGGCGCGCACGGCCTTGATGATGTTCTGATAGCCGGTGCAGCGGCACAGGTTCGATGACAGCACATCGACGAGGTCGTGGTCGGAAATATCCAGCTCGCGCTCCAGCACGCCGACCGCGAGCATCAGGAAGCCGGGCGTGCAGAAGCCGCATTGCAGGCCGTGGTTCTCCATGAAGGCGCGCTGCATCACATGCATCTCGTCGCCCCGGGCTAGGCCTTCCACGGTGCGGATCTGCTTGCCGTCCGCCTGCTGTGCGAACATCAGGCAGGAGCGGACCGGCTCGCCATTCACCAGCACGGTGCAGGCGCCGCAGACGCCATGCTCGCAGCCGATATGGGTGCCGGTCTGGCCGCATTCCTCGCGGATCGCATCCGCTAGCGTGCGGCGCGCTTCGACGCGGATCGCATGCGCCTTGCCGTTGATGGTGAGGGTGATGTCGCTCTTGTCGGTCATGGCAGTTTCCCGCTGTTGCGGAGGGCGGCGCGGATGCGTTGTGGTGTCGCCGGCATTTCGTCG
It contains:
- a CDS encoding SDR family NAD(P)-dependent oxidoreductase translates to MDLQLKGKCALITGGSEGIGKGIAMTLAKEGVNVAICARRKEPLEKTAEEIKSATGVTVVAIPADLTKDADAKNFVETAHKKLGAIDLMINNAGSAPGGVIETLTEADWEQALQLKFMGYVRCLRYALPIMVKQGGGRVVNLIGNDGVKPSYWEIAPGAANAAGQNMTLSLAGQYGRHNISFCAVNPGPVRTERWAGLVGAMSRDMKISYEDADKLAPASIPLGRIAEVEEVANLVVMLASPLVQMANGTMIEIDGGQDKALMDRFRDR
- a CDS encoding ABC transporter substrate-binding protein: MITARALGSLAFAGAVALTFGRAASAQDTIKIGELNSYKTQTAFLDPYKKGWELAIEEINAKGGVLGKKLEVISRDDGSSPGDAVRVAEELVTREGVNILAGTFLSNTGLAVTEFAGKKKVFFLAAEPLTDKITWQNGNRYTFRLRATTYMQVAMLVPEALAAKKKRWALVYPNYEYGQAAAATFKEMMKAKQPDIEFVTEQAPPLGKVDAGAVVQAIDDAKPDAIFNVLFGADFAKLVREGGTRGVFKDRTVVSVLSGEPEYLDPVKEEAPVGWIVTGYPWDKIKIPEHATFLAAYQKKYNDYPRLGSIVGYATMKSLAAGIAKAGSTDTEKLITAFRGLDVVGPFGPFTYRASDHQATAGAFVGKIALENGKGTMTDIKYVDGATVLPSDAEVKKLRPAAE
- a CDS encoding ABC transporter permease is translated as MNLNAFVFQAINGLSAASGLFLVAVGLSLIFGVTRIVNIAHGSLYMLGTYIAYSLATKLGGALGFWGGIVLTAILVGILGAIIEVLLLRRIYRAPELFQLLATFALVLVFNDAALWIWGPEDLLGPRAPGLKGSIEILGRRLPTYDIFLIVVGPVVLLLLHMALSRTRFGRLMRAATQDREMVGALGVNQAMLFTGVFALGAMLAGLGGALQIAREPATLTTDLNVIGDAFVVVVVGGMGSITGAYVAAVLIAEVKALCIALGVIDFGGFTVNFSKMTLVAEFLVMAIVLIVRPYGLLGREQGVVRSVAEPEEPMRPATTAVKIGSMVVLFVLICMPLIAKNSPYTLVLGIDVLIAVLFATSLHFIMGPGGMHSFGHAAYFGLGAYGAALLVKWFAAPMGIALLSAPLVALVGALLFGWFAVRLSGVYLAMLTLAFAQIVWAAVFQWETLTGGSNGVLGVWPSAPFESRPAFYYLTLALAALGVFLIRRFLFSPFGYAMRAGRDSPLRAEAIGLDVKRIHWLAFAIAGCICGVAGGLFAFAKGSISPETIAVGRSIDGLVMVLLGGLQTLTGPVVGASVFAVLQDSIMRSTEYWRALLGGVILLLVLAFPAGIVGGLSKLFVRRKAAS
- a CDS encoding ABC transporter ATP-binding protein, which codes for MSDLSIRQLSKSFGGVRAVNDVSFEIKRGEFLALIGPNGAGKSTCFNMINGQLPPDAGEIWFEGNKLNGRKPRDIWRLGIGRTFQVAATFNSMTVVENVQMALLSHANQIYRLWQPARAQHRERALELLAQVGMQDAADRPSRELAYGDVKRVELAIALANDPRLLLMDEPTAGMAPKERNDLIALVKRLVIERGISVLFTEHSMDVVFAFADRIIVLARGKLIADGDARSIRDNPQVQEVYFGTGKTFRAEARA
- a CDS encoding ABC transporter ATP-binding protein, giving the protein MSTPMLTVEGLRASYGAAQILYNLGLEVGRGEVVALMGRNGAGKTTTMKAVMGLMAQSTGKVSFDGHDISGRQPYEIARLGLGFVPEDRRIFSDLTVLENLDIGRQPPRTFSDGVAAPVWTEQKLLALFPNLGEMPNRPGGRMSGGEQQMLTVARTLMGNPLLILLDEPSEGVAPVIVEMMANTIVELKKAGVSILLSEQNVHFAELVSDRAYVLEKGQIRWNGTMAELAENVELQRAYLTV
- a CDS encoding MarR family winged helix-turn-helix transcriptional regulator, with the translated sequence MQKSGKVKSQAGTEAPGGYELDAQVGFLLRVAMQRHTSIFMSHMVDELTQTQFAVMAKLHEVGPSSQNHLGRLVYLDAATIKGVVDRLGLRGFVATGADPNDRRRRAVSLTEKGSRVVEAAIRVAADVTTKTLRPLTVDEQRTLTRLLKKIT
- a CDS encoding xanthine dehydrogenase family protein molybdopterin-binding subunit; translation: MSAPAKPVLVGKSVLRKEDGPLLRGQGRFAADINFPDQIYMRVVRSTYAHGRIVSVDLAPALAIPGVVAAWSFKDVADIPPIDFRLTRLEQLAAYRQTILAKDKVRYVGDPVAVVFAEDPYLAEDAAEHVDVEIEELPVILHADGEVGEFRDGLPTETALIEKNYGDVDAAFAGAHATVELTLSIGRHSGVPMETRGAIGRYIAETDMLEMYGAAKVPHWNRDQLAKMFGRTAANTNLFEGHVGGGFGIRGEMYPEDVLVCLAALRLGRPVKWIEDRREHLIAANHSRQQTHHIRAAIDINGNILAIDDEFFHDQGGYMRTHAATVPDLAAAMLPGPYRIPAYRARGHIRLTNKTPGGTYRAPGRYESTFVRERLLDAVAAKVGIDGVEVRRRNLIPVSEMPVTRALETLGTDIVLDSGDYAKLLDKALDGIGWSTLLAQIDERRKAGELVGAGIGMFVEKSGLGPFDDVRITVGIDGKIEVVTGAASVGQGVETVIAQICAEKLGAGYDAISVIHGQTDRIARGLGAFASRVSVMTGEATRQAALKLRDNALAAASELMQLPADQLDIINGEIVRLDGSTGPSMSLAEIAKALEPGSNLVGDKEPGLFAEASFESKHMTYPYGVHVAVVSLARDTGGVTVERYLVAYDIGKAINPMLIDGQIVGGVAQGLGGALYEEFSYDDRGEPLAVTFADYLMPTAREVPQVDVIITEDAPSPLNPMGLKGAGEGGANAVGAAIAAAIDDALGQPGAITRLPVSPQRVRELINGIA
- a CDS encoding (2Fe-2S)-binding protein; its protein translation is MTDKSDITLTINGKAHAIRVEARRTLADAIREECGQTGTHIGCEHGVCGACTVLVNGEPVRSCLMFAQQADGKQIRTVEGLARGDEMHVMQRAFMENHGLQCGFCTPGFLMLAVGVLERELDISDHDLVDVLSSNLCRCTGYQNIIKAVRAAAIEMRQS